One part of the Filimonas effusa genome encodes these proteins:
- a CDS encoding RNA methyltransferase, whose amino-acid sequence MRKLSMDELGRKTVAEFKQAVKTPVVVVLDNIRSMHNVGSVFRTADAFLIEGVCLCGYTPQPPHRDIHKTALGATESVDWVYTETTLEAVLQLKQQGYKVFGIEQTEGSLSLETIVIPEGEKMAVVFGNEVEGVDQEVLRHCDGCIEIPQLGMKHSLNISVAAGIVLWKLAEQRFINAKESV is encoded by the coding sequence ATGCGGAAACTAAGTATGGACGAACTGGGCCGCAAAACAGTGGCCGAATTTAAGCAGGCGGTGAAAACGCCTGTTGTTGTTGTATTGGATAATATCCGTAGTATGCACAACGTAGGCAGCGTTTTCCGTACCGCAGATGCTTTTCTTATCGAAGGCGTGTGTTTATGCGGTTATACGCCGCAGCCGCCACACCGCGATATCCATAAAACTGCCCTGGGCGCTACCGAATCTGTCGACTGGGTGTATACGGAAACAACACTGGAAGCCGTGCTGCAACTGAAGCAACAAGGCTATAAGGTGTTTGGTATTGAGCAAACGGAAGGCAGCCTGTCGTTGGAAACGATTGTCATTCCGGAAGGTGAAAAAATGGCGGTCGTGTTTGGCAACGAGGTGGAAGGGGTTGACCAGGAGGTGCTCCGGCATTGCGATGGTTGTATTGAAATCCCGCAGCTGGGCATGAAACACTCCCTGAATATTTCGGTAGCTGCCGGCATTGTATTGTGGAAGCTGGCGGAACAGCGTTTTATAAATGCAAAAGAAAGTGTATAA
- the ruvX gene encoding Holliday junction resolvase RuvX, translating to MGRILCIDYGGKRTGIAVSDPLRIIATSLTTVETKQLFPFLKQYFQQEQVDLVLVGEPKNWDESDTHATPLVNAFVNKFKKDFPAMPVTMVDERYTSKMASQAMVEMGMKKKDRQVKGNVDQIAATIMLQEYMRNL from the coding sequence ATGGGGCGCATTCTTTGTATAGATTATGGCGGAAAAAGAACCGGAATAGCAGTGTCTGATCCGTTGCGTATCATCGCTACCAGTTTAACGACTGTGGAAACCAAACAGTTATTTCCATTCCTGAAGCAGTATTTTCAGCAGGAACAGGTAGACCTGGTGCTGGTTGGCGAACCCAAAAACTGGGATGAGTCCGATACGCATGCCACGCCGCTGGTGAATGCCTTTGTAAATAAGTTTAAAAAAGACTTCCCGGCAATGCCCGTGACCATGGTAGATGAACGGTATACCTCAAAAATGGCTTCGCAGGCAATGGTGGAAATGGGCATGAAAAAGAAAGACAGGCAGGTGAAAGGAAATGTAGATCAGATAGCTGCAACAATTATGTTGCAGGAGTATATGCGTAACTTGTAA
- the mutS gene encoding DNA mismatch repair protein MutS — translation MAKAASDTPLMQQHRAIKQKYPDAILLFRVGDFYETFGEDAIVTAQVLGITLTKRNNGAASGASELAGFPHHSLDTYLHKLVKAGHRVAVCDQLEDPKQAKGIVKRGVTEMVTPGVAMNDKLLELGSNNFLAGMHIQGDQAGVAFLDISTGEFFVAEGNQEYADRLLQSFRPAEVVFQRSYQKQFKESFGNKFYTYTLESWIFEEAFATESLLKHFQTHSLKGFGIEKMSLGIIAAGAVMHYLKDTEHPNLQHITTIQRLERNDYLWMDRFTIRNLELISNQADQVNSLLKVLDNTVSPMGARLLKRWLLLPLCDAAKINERLDLVEYFIKNTDLRKQVQQLIQQCGDIERLVSKIPVRKINPREIAQLAKGLYQTNQIKQTTASATNPYLQQLSGLLDPCISIADKITATLHENPPVAVNKGNLIAEGIHKELDDLRRIASGGKEYLVEIQQRESEKTGISSLKISFNNVFGYYLEVTNSHKSKVPADWLRKQTLANAERYITPELKEYEEKITGAEDKIAAIEAQLYDQLITDLQQYIAPIQVNGHVLAVLDCLICFSDNALHYNYKKPVLHDGASLELKESRHPVIERNLPPGESYVANDITLDPTSQQIIILTGPNMSGKSAILRQTALNTLMAHMGSFVAAASAQIPVTDKIFTRVGASDNLSGGESTFMVEMNETASIINNVSARSLILLDEIGRGTSTYDGISIAWSIVEFLHHSAAAPKTLFATHYHELNELENKLARIRNFHVTNKEVGNKIIFLRKLAPGGSTHSFGIHVAKMAGMPPSLIDRANEILKQLEEKHVDETITTENGPAVTSMQHNMQKISAPKMQLSIFDAHSETFDEIRKLLETIDINRLTPVEALMKLNEIKGLLK, via the coding sequence ATGGCAAAAGCAGCTTCAGATACTCCTTTAATGCAACAGCACCGTGCTATCAAGCAAAAATACCCCGACGCCATCCTTCTTTTCAGGGTTGGCGACTTCTATGAAACATTCGGAGAAGATGCTATTGTTACAGCACAAGTGCTTGGCATTACACTTACCAAAAGGAATAATGGCGCGGCTTCCGGCGCATCGGAACTCGCCGGTTTTCCGCATCACTCACTCGATACTTATCTTCATAAGCTGGTAAAAGCCGGCCACAGGGTAGCCGTATGCGATCAGCTCGAAGATCCCAAACAAGCCAAAGGCATCGTAAAAAGAGGCGTTACCGAAATGGTCACTCCCGGCGTTGCCATGAACGACAAACTGCTTGAACTGGGCAGCAATAACTTCCTGGCAGGCATGCATATACAAGGCGACCAGGCAGGCGTTGCCTTCCTCGATATCTCTACGGGTGAATTTTTTGTTGCCGAAGGCAACCAGGAATATGCCGACCGTCTTCTGCAAAGCTTCCGCCCCGCGGAAGTGGTGTTTCAGCGCAGCTACCAGAAACAGTTTAAAGAAAGTTTTGGCAATAAATTCTATACCTATACCCTCGAAAGCTGGATCTTTGAAGAGGCCTTTGCCACAGAAAGCCTGCTTAAACACTTCCAGACACATTCCCTTAAAGGCTTTGGTATAGAAAAAATGTCGCTGGGTATTATCGCTGCCGGCGCCGTTATGCACTATCTGAAGGATACGGAGCATCCCAACCTTCAGCATATTACCACCATCCAAAGACTTGAACGTAACGACTACCTGTGGATGGACCGTTTTACCATCCGTAACCTGGAACTCATCAGTAACCAGGCCGATCAGGTGAACAGCCTGCTGAAAGTGCTTGACAACACAGTAAGCCCCATGGGCGCCCGCCTGCTGAAACGCTGGCTGTTGTTACCGCTCTGTGATGCTGCCAAAATCAACGAGCGCCTCGACCTCGTTGAATACTTTATTAAAAACACAGACCTGCGCAAGCAGGTGCAGCAACTCATCCAGCAATGCGGTGATATTGAGCGGCTGGTTAGTAAAATACCGGTAAGGAAAATAAATCCACGTGAAATAGCGCAGCTGGCGAAAGGGCTTTACCAAACCAACCAAATAAAACAAACAACCGCATCCGCAACCAACCCCTACCTGCAGCAGCTTTCGGGGTTACTCGATCCCTGTATTTCAATAGCCGACAAAATCACCGCAACACTGCACGAAAATCCTCCGGTAGCGGTAAATAAAGGCAACCTCATTGCCGAAGGTATCCATAAAGAGCTCGACGACCTAAGGCGTATAGCCAGCGGTGGTAAAGAATACCTGGTAGAAATACAACAGCGTGAGTCGGAAAAAACGGGGATATCTTCCCTGAAGATCAGCTTCAACAATGTGTTTGGTTACTATCTTGAAGTCACCAATTCACATAAGTCGAAAGTGCCGGCAGACTGGCTCCGCAAGCAAACACTTGCCAATGCCGAAAGATATATTACACCTGAACTGAAAGAATACGAAGAAAAGATCACCGGGGCGGAAGATAAGATCGCAGCCATAGAAGCACAGCTCTACGATCAGCTGATCACCGACCTGCAGCAATACATAGCGCCTATACAGGTGAATGGTCATGTATTAGCCGTACTTGATTGTCTTATTTGTTTCTCCGATAATGCACTTCATTATAATTATAAAAAGCCTGTATTACATGATGGCGCCTCACTGGAATTAAAGGAAAGCCGCCATCCTGTTATAGAAAGGAACCTTCCTCCGGGAGAATCCTATGTAGCCAATGATATCACGCTCGATCCAACATCGCAGCAGATCATCATTCTTACAGGTCCCAACATGAGTGGTAAAAGCGCCATCCTTCGTCAAACGGCGCTGAACACGCTTATGGCGCATATGGGCAGCTTTGTGGCAGCCGCATCGGCCCAGATCCCTGTCACCGACAAGATCTTTACGCGTGTGGGTGCCAGCGATAACCTCAGCGGAGGTGAAAGTACCTTCATGGTGGAAATGAATGAAACCGCCAGCATCATCAACAACGTTTCGGCACGCAGCCTTATCCTGCTTGATGAAATTGGCCGGGGTACTTCTACTTACGACGGCATCTCCATTGCATGGAGCATAGTAGAGTTCCTGCATCACTCTGCAGCCGCTCCCAAAACATTATTTGCCACACACTACCACGAATTAAATGAGCTGGAAAACAAACTGGCACGTATCAGGAATTTTCATGTCACCAATAAGGAAGTAGGCAATAAGATCATCTTCCTTCGTAAACTCGCTCCGGGCGGCAGCACACACAGCTTTGGTATTCATGTGGCTAAAATGGCCGGCATGCCTCCATCGCTCATCGACAGGGCTAACGAAATATTGAAACAGCTGGAAGAGAAACATGTAGATGAAACCATCACAACCGAAAATGGTCCTGCTGTTACATCTATGCAGCATAATATGCAGAAAATAAGCGCTCCCAAAATGCAATTATCCATTTTCGATGCACATAGCGAAACATTCGATGAAATCAGGAAACTACTCGAAACGATCGATATCAACCGGCTTACACCTGTTGAAGCATTAATGAAATTAAACGAGATCAAAGGCCTGCTTAAATAA
- the def gene encoding peptide deformylase gives MILPIVAYGAPVLRKAARDIPSDYPDLQKLIADMFETMYASNGVGLAAPQINRDIRLFVIDSAQIFEHQEEDEKGTYPDEPGVRKAFINARIVSLEGEEWSYNEGCLSIPRIREDVMRPQSVTLEYMDEQFNVHVESFSGITSRIIQHEYDHIEGKLFIDYLKPLKRKMLQGKLNDISKGKVRVDYKMTLAK, from the coding sequence ATGATTTTACCAATTGTAGCTTACGGAGCGCCCGTTTTGAGGAAAGCAGCCCGGGACATACCTTCAGACTATCCCGATTTACAGAAGTTGATCGCCGATATGTTTGAAACCATGTATGCCAGTAACGGTGTAGGGTTGGCGGCGCCTCAGATTAATCGTGATATCCGGTTATTTGTGATAGACAGTGCACAGATCTTTGAGCACCAGGAAGAAGATGAAAAAGGAACCTACCCCGATGAACCGGGTGTACGTAAGGCATTCATCAATGCCCGTATCGTATCGCTGGAAGGTGAAGAATGGAGTTATAATGAAGGTTGCCTGAGCATTCCCCGCATCAGGGAAGATGTAATGCGTCCGCAGTCGGTAACGCTGGAATATATGGATGAACAGTTCAATGTTCATGTAGAATCCTTCTCCGGTATCACTTCACGCATTATTCAGCATGAATATGATCATATCGAAGGAAAACTGTTCATCGATTACCTGAAGCCACTGAAACGTAAAATGCTGCAAGGTAAATTGAATGATATCAGTAAAGGAAAAGTTAGGGTAGACTATAAAATGACGTTGGCTAAATGA
- a CDS encoding UbiA-like polyprenyltransferase: MSKFKNYLSLVKFSHTIFALPFAMIGFMLGLKEWNDITGYFSGGYRTFSPEFVEVYQMPVTLGELGIRFVLVLVCMVTARSAAMAFNRYLDRSFDAKNPRTAIREIPRGIISAGSALRFVILNCILFIVATWFINRICFYLSPVALFVILFYSYTKRFTPLCHLVLGVGLSLAPIGAFLAVMGMFQLLPILFSFAVVFWVSGFDVIYALQDVDFDQSQQLYSIPSVLGKAKALRVSELLHVLSAGCVIAAGIYGHFHFVYWVGIAVFAGMLIYQHSIVKPHDLSKVNIAFMTANGIASVVFGVLVIADLLIL, from the coding sequence ATGAGTAAGTTTAAGAATTACCTGAGCCTTGTAAAATTTTCGCATACTATTTTTGCTTTGCCATTTGCGATGATAGGGTTTATGCTGGGATTGAAGGAGTGGAATGATATCACCGGGTATTTTTCCGGCGGATATCGTACTTTTTCTCCTGAATTTGTGGAGGTATACCAGATGCCCGTTACATTGGGTGAATTGGGTATAAGATTCGTACTGGTGCTGGTTTGTATGGTTACCGCGCGAAGCGCTGCCATGGCTTTTAACCGCTATCTCGACCGCAGCTTCGATGCAAAGAACCCCCGGACAGCGATCAGGGAAATTCCCAGGGGCATTATTTCGGCAGGCAGCGCCTTACGCTTTGTGATCCTTAATTGTATTCTTTTCATTGTGGCTACCTGGTTCATAAACAGGATCTGCTTTTATCTCTCCCCCGTAGCCTTATTTGTAATACTCTTTTACAGCTATACGAAACGTTTTACGCCTTTATGCCATCTGGTATTAGGTGTCGGGCTTTCACTGGCGCCAATAGGGGCTTTCCTGGCGGTAATGGGCATGTTTCAGCTGTTACCCATCCTGTTTTCTTTCGCAGTGGTGTTCTGGGTAAGTGGTTTTGACGTGATCTATGCATTACAGGATGTTGATTTCGACCAGTCGCAACAGCTTTATTCCATTCCTTCCGTATTGGGTAAGGCAAAGGCGTTACGGGTGTCTGAATTGCTGCACGTGCTGAGCGCAGGGTGTGTGATCGCGGCAGGGATATATGGCCACTTTCATTTTGTTTACTGGGTGGGAATAGCGGTATTTGCCGGCATGTTAATTTACCAGCATTCTATAGTAAAACCACATGATCTCAGCAAAGTGAATATCGCCTTTATGACGGCAAACGGCATTGCCAGCGTGGTATTTGGTGTATTGGTGATTGCCGACCTGCTTATTTTATAA
- a CDS encoding FAD-dependent monooxygenase — protein MKAVIIGGGIAGLGAAISLQKIGWDVTVKEKTARFREVGLGFIIMPNGLSALDKMGCGVYARSHGQMLKGAIMRHPDGVVFKTAPLSDCLAIKRSTCIDALRMLVREPAIHTGFEFSHFEFNKEGKAVAAVSTTGEKETGDLFIAADGANSVIRKKLFPLHEARQSPIQELVGIIDDEALALELDGHMLKTQCHDKPLSMGLVPCNSQQVIWYMQFDSTAYAMQGLSNDIKKDFATQTLAGWPPPVQQVIRQTDFNKVFLWLTRDMDLLNSFHRQNIVLIGDAAHLALPFTSQGTNSALTDAMLLSELLQQIQSPDDFGGVFAQYYQQRKNDLQKYLEFGRKQEDWFLHPELHLHDEAQVPLAK, from the coding sequence ATGAAGGCGGTTATCATCGGCGGCGGCATCGCAGGCCTCGGAGCAGCTATCAGTTTGCAGAAGATAGGCTGGGACGTAACAGTAAAAGAAAAGACAGCCCGTTTTCGTGAAGTAGGCCTCGGTTTCATTATCATGCCTAATGGATTATCGGCCCTCGATAAAATGGGCTGCGGTGTATATGCCCGCAGCCATGGACAAATGTTGAAAGGAGCCATTATGCGCCACCCCGATGGTGTAGTTTTTAAAACAGCGCCCCTGTCCGATTGCCTGGCTATCAAGCGGTCAACCTGTATCGATGCACTGCGCATGCTGGTACGTGAGCCTGCTATTCACACAGGTTTTGAATTCTCCCATTTTGAATTTAACAAGGAAGGAAAAGCAGTAGCCGCCGTATCTACTACCGGCGAAAAAGAAACCGGCGATCTCTTTATCGCTGCAGATGGCGCCAACTCTGTTATCAGGAAGAAACTATTCCCGCTTCATGAAGCAAGGCAGTCGCCTATCCAGGAACTGGTAGGCATCATAGATGATGAAGCGCTTGCCCTGGAACTGGACGGGCATATGCTTAAAACACAATGCCACGATAAACCTCTTTCTATGGGCCTGGTTCCCTGTAATAGTCAGCAGGTGATCTGGTACATGCAATTTGACAGTACCGCTTACGCCATGCAGGGATTATCAAACGATATTAAAAAGGATTTTGCTACTCAAACGCTGGCAGGATGGCCACCACCTGTACAACAGGTTATCCGGCAAACCGATTTTAATAAAGTATTCCTCTGGCTTACCAGGGATATGGATCTACTGAATAGTTTCCATCGCCAGAACATTGTACTCATTGGCGACGCTGCGCATCTGGCGCTGCCTTTCACCAGCCAGGGCACCAACAGCGCCCTTACCGATGCCATGTTATTAAGCGAATTACTGCAGCAGATTCAGTCACCCGATGATTTCGGCGGCGTATTCGCACAATACTATCAGCAACGAAAAAACGATTTACAGAAATATCTGGAATTCGGCAGGAAACAGGAAGACTGGTTCCTTCATCCCGAACTGCACCTGCACGACGAAGCGCAAGTGCCGCTGGCAAAATAA